GGACAATGCTGAAGGCGTTGTAGAAGGTGGCGACGCGAAGGATGTGAGTCAGCGGGATGCCCAACCGGTGAGAAATATACCGGAGGACATCTTCGGGGAAGTAGTTGTAGACGTCATTGATAGATTGGAGAATCGGCATGAGCGGACCCGGACGATTCCGGTGCTCGGCGATAATCTGATCAACTCGCGCTTGCACTTCGGGGGCCAATTTCACCGGCGGTATGCTATCGAGTGGCTGCGGGATGAAGCGGACGGGACAGTTGGCCACGCAGGAACCGCAGCCGGTGCACACATTCTCGTCTACAAATCGCGCGCGTCGCTTGAGCGTGACGGTGAAATTCCCCGGCTCTCCCTCGATGCGCTCGACCTCCGAGAGCGTGAGCACTTCGATGTCCTTGTGTCGGCCGATGGCGACCAGGCGCGGAGCCATCGTGCACATGGCGCAGTCGTTGGTCGGGAACGTTTTATCGAGTTGCGACATGACGCCACCAATGGCCGGCTTGGTATCAACGAGGTAGACCTTAATCCCGGCGTCGGCCAGATCGAGTGCCGCCTGCATGCCGCCGATGCCGCCACCGACGACCAGCACTGCACCGACTTTCCGTCTTCTCTCACCCATGCTGGTCATATGGTTTATGCTCCTCCGAAAATGCCCGAGAGCGCGCCTCTGGCGCGCTTATCGGGAGCAAAAGCCCGGCCGGGTGGAAGCGGGCGCTCCCATGTTTTTTCATCGGTTCTGGGCACTGGGACCTAAAGAGTTCCTGCGGTCGCTGCTTCTTCGGGCAGCCCGCGTACCATGACGATTTCAGTTTCCCGGAGCGCCCGCTCCTTGACGGCCTGAAAATAAAGCGCCATCGGACGATAGACGACGTGCGACCATTTGCCGAAAGGCAACTCGATCAGTACGAGCGGGACGGCAATCGCCAGATGGACGGCATAGAGAAGGTGCGCGGTCAGGGCGAACTCCAGATAGCGAAAGAGGTGAACGGCTAACCCACTTATGGCGACGAGAAGGAACATGACAGGGAGAATCACATCGCTCGGCTCGGAGAATTTGTGAATCTCTTCGTGTTTCTTGATCCGGCTGATGAGAATATCCAGCGGGACATAGATCAAAATGGCCGCCGCAAGATACCCCAGCCACCGCTGAGGGTGATAGAGCGGATAGATCTCATCCGTCTGGAACCAATCGAGGAAAAAGAACTTGATCACCAGCATGAGCGACACGGCCAGCCCGAGCAGCCAGTGCTTGGTCCACCGTTTCCGATGAATCTCCCGAAGGCACTTTCGAATGTTTTGGTGGGAGACGGCATGAAGAAGTAGTGACCGAGCTTCGCTCAAATAGAGGCGAAACGGGATCTTCACAGGCTCCATGCTTCGCATCGTCCACCGATGCATGCGCAGGACGTTGAGCGTCAGCAGGACAAGTGGGATCAGGAAGACGACCATCGTGAAGTATGTGATCGTCGGGAACATGTGCTCCAGCCCGAGGGGCGTCGTCACGAACTCCGAGACCGACATCGGAATCTCTTTGTAGACGAGGTGATAGAAGAGCACGAGGCCAAAGACGAAGAGCCCAACGATGGACAGGGCGATGATCTCTCCAGAGGTCGAAGTGAGGATCTTTGAGGCCAGGTGGGTGACGTCGTACTGGGCGACGAGATAACGGCGCAGCGTCATCATGGACTCGCGCGGTTCAGCCTGACGGGGGCACGTGATTGAGCAATCACCGCAGTCATGACAGAGCCAGGGTTCCAGGCTCGCCCGCAGCGAATCTTTGAGGCCAAGAAGGGCACGACGGATCGGTCGGCGCGGAAAGGACGCAGCATCCGTGGAGAGGTTGCACACGATGGTGCAACTGCCACAGTTCAGACAGGCGCTGACATCAAACCGGCCATACCGACGGATCTCTTGTACGAACCCGGGGATAGCGATGGTGTTCATCTCCGAACCTCATCCTTAAGACGGCAGCCAGTGTGTACCACACCAGTGCTGGTGGTGAAAGACACGGGATCTCGGCGCTGGAGACTGCCGTCCCTCTTCTGGCGTCAGGGGGGCGAGGGAACCGAAGAGGTATCCCCCCGGCTGACTCCCTGACGGCACCTAAGGATGCTTCTCCCAGAGCACTGTCTTCCATGTAAGCCATGGGACAATGCCTCCGTCGTTGGATTAGCAAACTGTGTTCCAGGATACGGGTGGCACTTTAACCAATTGTGAATCAATGGACAGCCGGCAAGCGGGATTACCAGTTCGGGTATAAGTGGGTCTTCTTGCTCAGAAAACGTGCAATTTCACCCTGGTCAGTGAAGCGGGTCTGTTCAGGTAAGGACGTACGACTCGGGATGGTGGGTTTTTTAACGCTGATTTGTGTTGAAAATGTCTACACCTCCCCTATCCATTGTGATACCTCATCGGCAATGCGCATCGAAACGTCGTCGGCCGCTGCCTGAACATCTTGAGAAAGACCGATGCCAACCGCGAAATCTCTGCCTTCGATCCCGTATATGATCAAGCGCGGAGGGAGCCGGTTGAGGACCCGCGCCAGCTCGACGGCCTCCACGATGCCGATGGCGTGGGTTGAATGACATGCGAGGCTTGCCGGGATCGGTTCAGCATGGGCATCCACACGATAGATGGTACCAGCTCGAGCACCCGTCCGGACGGCATCAATGAGAATGACGATATCGGCGCCGTTCCACATCTCGATCAAAGATGTCGGCTCGCCGCTCGCTTCTACGATCCTCACACCAGGGGGACCCTTCTCTTTGAGCACTCGCGCAACGACTAATCCTACCGCGTCGTCCCTGCCAAACTCATTCCCGATGCCGATGATGACGATGGCTGATTGTGAGCTGCGACTCACGAATTGGTTTGGGTCCCGGGATAATCCTGAGGACATGTGGTGGTTCCTACACGCCGTTCAGTTGTTGTTTCGGTTCCTCACCTTCGGCAGTTGATTTCACCGTCTTTTGAGCAGCTCGCGGCTCAACCAGTATTGACCATAGTCTCGGGTTCGCCAGACCTCCACCCCTTACGGTTGATCTCGCCGTAAAAATCCACGGAAGCCCACTGATTAACACGGATGAGGTTATCGGTGTCCATCTGCGTGCATCAGCGGTCAACTTATCTTTGTTTCCGGGGACCACGGAACCCGGGAGCATCTCCTTTGAAGATCTTTCACTCGCGCTCGATGTGAAGCTTAATGAAGTGCGTGGCACAGGATATGCACGGATCATAATTACGGACTGCTTGCTCGCAGTGCCAGACGAGCTGGTCGTGAGGCATATCGAGGCGCGAGGGGAGAAAGTGCCAGAGGTCTGATTCGATCATCTTTTGATTTTGCGATGTTGGCGGAACGATCTTGGCGTCGAGAATCGTACCATCATCGCCGAGCCGGTAGCGATGATAGAGAATTCCCCGCGGCGCTTCCGTGCATCCATAGCCAGTGGCTGCGCGGGGCTGAATCTCCACTGCCGGTTTGTCAGGCATCTCATACTCGGCGATGAGGCGCAGGGCTTCGTCGCAGGCATAAAGGATTTCCAGGCTGCGTACGATGATGCTTTTGAAGGGATTCGTGCAGGGAGGATGAAGACCGACATCGCAGGCGAGCTCCCTCACAAGAGGCGACAGCCGGTCAAAGTTCAGATTGTAGCGGGCGAGCGGGCCGACGAAATAGGGCCCGCGATTTTTGATCGTCGAGTGCAACGCATTGGAATAGGACACGTGCTCCTCGACGAAATGATCGTCGTACTCGCTGACGGCGATGTCTAAGCCTTTATTGGACACGAGACGGCCTTCGTTGAAGGGATATTCGGTGGGGTGGCGGAGGGCGACGAATTCATAGTCCCGTTCAAATTCAGGGAAGGGAAGCGCCGCCGCCCACCGCACCGTCTCCAGAGCCGCCTCGCGCGCCCAGTGCAATTGTTCCATGAGTGGAATCAGCTCTCGTTTGGTGGGCACTCGGTAGAAGCCGCCGACGCGGACGTTAATTGGATGGATTTCTCGGCCCCCGAGGAGGCGGACAATTTCGTTTCCCACCTTTTTCAACTGCAGGCCGCGCTGAACGATATCGGGGTGATCGCGAGCCATTTGAATCGCATCTTCGTAACCGAGAAAGTCGGGCGCGTGCAGCAGGTAAACGTGCAACGCATGGCTCTCAATCCACTCGCCGCAGTAGATGAGCCGGCGCAATGCACGGATTGGTCCCTCCACCTTGATGCCGAAGGCGTCTTCCATCGCGTGCACGGCGCTCATCTGGTAGGCGATGGGACAGATGCCGCAAATGCGCGCCGTGATATCGGGGGCTTCGGCGAAATTCCGTCCGCGCAAGAACGCTTCGAAGAAGCGCGGAGGCTCGAAAATCTTGAGCCTCACATCCATGACCTGATCACCTTTGATCTTGACGTACAACGCACCTTCGCCCTCGACACGGGCCAGGTAATCAACTTTGATCACTTTGGTCTTCACGGTCGTCACTCGTTCTTCCTCCCGACGGATGAAAACTTTCAACAGATACAACCTTGCCATTGTTATGATCGAGCTAACCGTTAGCTCTTTTCAACAGTTGGCAAGCACTCATCCTGTGACTCTCTTGCTCAGGCTCGGTCATGAGCTTCGCCCTCTTTGCGAAAGGGTTCGGCATAGGCGTTGAAGCTACGAAAGGCCCGGACGATGTCTTGCTCTTTGACTCCGAGGTGAGACCAGCGGGCACTCAACGAGTTGGTGTTCGGTGTCTCCTTCGGACCGAAGCAGCCGTAACAGCCGCGATGATAGGCTGGACAGATGGCTCCGCAGCCAGCATGCGTGACCGGACCAAGGCAGGGCGTGCCGTGCGCGACCATCACACAAACGATGTCCCGCCGCTTGCATTCCATGCACACGCTGTGTGGCGGCGTGTTCGGTTTGCGCCCGTGAAGAAAGGCGCTGATAACCTCAATCAGTTGATGCTTGTTGATGGGACAGCCCCGTAGCTCGAAGTCTACAAACACGTGGTCGGCAATGGGCGTTGATTTGTTGAGCGTCTGGATATATTCCGGTGTGGCGTAGACGATGGAGAGGAACTCCCGCACGTCTTTGAAATTTCGTAATGCTTGAATGCCTCCAGCCGTAGCACAGGCGCCAATGGTGATCAGAACCTTGGAGGCACGACGCACCTGGTGAATTCGCTCGGCATCATGGGGCGTCGTGATAGATCCTTCCACGAGCGATAGGTCATACGGCCCTCTCACGATGGCCCGTGAGGCTTCCGGGAAATAGCTGATTTGCACCTGTCCCGCCAGCCGGAGTAACTCATCTTCACAATCAAGCAGAGTCAACTGACAGCCGTCGCAGGAGGCGAATTTCCAGACGGCCAATTTCGGTCTCCGCTTTCGAACCATATCACAACTCCCAGATCGTGAGCAGGTCTTTGACCCGGCGATATGGGAATACTGGGCCATCTTTACAAAGGAACGTCGGCCCGAACTGGCAGTGACCGCAAAAACCAACGGCGCATTTCATGTTGCGCTCCATGGAGAGAAAAATGTTGTCGGGTCCGACGCCCCGTTTCTGCAGTTCCAGCGCCGAGAATCTCATCATAACTTCCGGGCCACAGACCATCGCCACCGTGTTAAGAGGATCAAAAGGGGCCCGCGGGATGAGCGTCGTCACCACACCGACGCTGCCGCGCCAACCACCCGTCGCGCGATCAACCGTGACGTAAACCTCGAGATCGAACTGAGCCCGCCAGCGGCTGAGCTGGTTCCGGTAGAGGATGTCTTCAGGCGTGCGCGCGCCATATAGCAACACGACCTTACCATACTTTTCTCGACGCGAGAGGATGTGAAAGAGCGCCGGTCGAAGCGGAGCCAGTCCAATGCCTCCGGCGACGATTACCACATCATTTCCTTCAGCCTCTGTGACCGGCCAGTGACGACCAAAGGGCCCACGTACTCCAATCACATCTCCGCGTTTCAGTTTGCGCATCGCTCTGGTGACCGTCCCGACGACGCGCGTTGTGTGCACGAGGGTCCCCGGATTGCCCGGGTCGCCACTGATCGAAATGGGAATCTCGCCGACGCCAAAGACGTAGAGCATGTTAAACTGACCGGGCGCAAACGAGAAAGTCCCGTCCTCCTGAACAGGCGTCAGCTCCAGCGTGAACGTGTCAGCTGTTTCCCGATGCACCCGACTAATGCGGTACGGCCGCGGTATCATCGGATCGCTCCTCATCATTCGAGCCCCTTATGAGTGGACGCCGTATACATCGAGCAATTGCAATCGCGTCGCTTGCAGCCGTTGCTCGACGATGTGGGCGAATCGCTTGAGCAGCTCATAGCCCAGGTCATGATCATCCTCGCACTTGACGCGAAGGCATCGTCCGTCAAGAGCGATGGCGCGCGTGAGCTCGACAGCACGGGCATTAAAATGCCAGTGGTAGGGCGGAATGAGCCAGGACCAACCGAGAATTTCTCCCTCTCCCAGAGTCTGGATCGTCACCGGTCCACGTCCGGGGACGAAAATCTCGAGGGCGACCTTGCCATGTCGGATGACATAAAACTCATTCGCCTCCTCACCTTCGCGAAAAATAAATTGCCCGGCATCGAAGCGCACATTGGCGGCGCAGCCGACGATCAATTGTATGTGCCGGGCATCCAGTCCGGCGAAGAAGGGATGTTCGGCGAGAATGCGTTCAAGGGTTTCCATCGGTCCTCTCCTTGTGGTTCGGTTCGCTCGCTCGGATGGCGCGAACCTCTTCGGTGATGTCAATGGCGACGGGACACCAGGTGATGCAACGCCCGCAGCCGACGCATCCCGACGTGCCGAATTGGTCAATCCAGGTCGCTAGTTTGTGGGTCATCCATTGGCGATAACGAGCCTTTGCCGAGGCGCGCACGCTGCCGCCATGGATGTAAGAAAAGTCCATTGTGAAACAAGAGTCCCATATCCGCCATCGTTCGGCATACTCACCGGTGAGGTCCGTGACATCCTCGACTGTGCTACAGAAACAGGTCGGACAGACCATTGTGCAGTTACCGCAGGTGAGACACCTGGCGGCGACCTGATCCCAGCGCGGATGCTCGTAGTTGCGGTAGAGCAAGTCCTTGATATCGCTGGTATCCACTTGTCGCCCCATTTGCTTGGCCGTTCGGGCTACGATTTCTTCTGCCAACTGCACTTCTTCTACGCGCGCGGGCCGATGAGGAATGTCCTGGAGAATTTCTGCTCCCCGGTCAGTGCCAACGTCAACAACGAAGTAGTGACGTTCTGGCTCCAGGATCTCCGTCAGCGCAAGATCGAACCCGGTGGTCGCTTTCGGTCCTGTATTCATAGAAGCGCAAAAACAGGTGCCGCCGGCCTGCCCGCAGTTGACCGCCACAATGAAGGCGTTTTCGCGCCGCCCTTTGTAGGTGGGATCCACATAGGTGCCGCCCAAGAACACCTTATCCTGGATAGCAATGGCATGCAGCTCGCAGGAA
This genomic interval from Blastocatellia bacterium contains the following:
- a CDS encoding 4Fe-4S dicluster domain-containing protein; this encodes MAQAQTPERIVFDRSHFGSLLEALTRKGYRIVGPTLRDGAIGYHEITSVDDLPIGWTDEQDGGTYRLKRRNDQALFGYVVGPHSWKKFLFPPRVRLFRARRTQRGFDIFFNDLASPSAPDTPSAALNDQPAALSPSTGSYPTALKFAFIGVRSCELHAIAIQDKVFLGGTYVDPTYKGRRENAFIVAVNCGQAGGTCFCASMNTGPKATTGFDLALTEILEPERHYFVVDVGTDRGAEILQDIPHRPARVEEVQLAEEIVARTAKQMGRQVDTSDIKDLLYRNYEHPRWDQVAARCLTCGNCTMVCPTCFCSTVEDVTDLTGEYAERWRIWDSCFTMDFSYIHGGSVRASAKARYRQWMTHKLATWIDQFGTSGCVGCGRCITWCPVAIDITEEVRAIRASEPNHKERTDGNP
- a CDS encoding Ni/Fe hydrogenase subunit alpha, encoding MKTKVIKVDYLARVEGEGALYVKIKGDQVMDVRLKIFEPPRFFEAFLRGRNFAEAPDITARICGICPIAYQMSAVHAMEDAFGIKVEGPIRALRRLIYCGEWIESHALHVYLLHAPDFLGYEDAIQMARDHPDIVQRGLQLKKVGNEIVRLLGGREIHPINVRVGGFYRVPTKRELIPLMEQLHWAREAALETVRWAAALPFPEFERDYEFVALRHPTEYPFNEGRLVSNKGLDIAVSEYDDHFVEEHVSYSNALHSTIKNRGPYFVGPLARYNLNFDRLSPLVRELACDVGLHPPCTNPFKSIIVRSLEILYACDEALRLIAEYEMPDKPAVEIQPRAATGYGCTEAPRGILYHRYRLGDDGTILDAKIVPPTSQNQKMIESDLWHFLPSRLDMPHDQLVWHCEQAVRNYDPCISCATHFIKLHIERE
- a CDS encoding 4Fe-4S dicluster domain-containing protein — translated: MNTIAIPGFVQEIRRYGRFDVSACLNCGSCTIVCNLSTDAASFPRRPIRRALLGLKDSLRASLEPWLCHDCGDCSITCPRQAEPRESMMTLRRYLVAQYDVTHLASKILTSTSGEIIALSIVGLFVFGLVLFYHLVYKEIPMSVSEFVTTPLGLEHMFPTITYFTMVVFLIPLVLLTLNVLRMHRWTMRSMEPVKIPFRLYLSEARSLLLHAVSHQNIRKCLREIHRKRWTKHWLLGLAVSLMLVIKFFFLDWFQTDEIYPLYHPQRWLGYLAAAILIYVPLDILISRIKKHEEIHKFSEPSDVILPVMFLLVAISGLAVHLFRYLEFALTAHLLYAVHLAIAVPLVLIELPFGKWSHVVYRPMALYFQAVKERALRETEIVMVRGLPEEAATAGTL
- a CDS encoding NAD(P)H-dependent oxidoreductase subunit E; this translates as MTSMGERRRKVGAVLVVGGGIGGMQAALDLADAGIKVYLVDTKPAIGGVMSQLDKTFPTNDCAMCTMAPRLVAIGRHKDIEVLTLSEVERIEGEPGNFTVTLKRRARFVDENVCTGCGSCVANCPVRFIPQPLDSIPPVKLAPEVQARVDQIIAEHRNRPGPLMPILQSINDVYNYFPEDVLRYISHRLGIPLTHILRVATFYNAFSIVPRGKYIINVCMGTTCYVRGSERLMERFSDTLKIKPEETTPDMLFTLKAVRCIGCCGLAPAVMIGDTVYGKLTVKEIPGIVKKFQGANGHGQANAG
- a CDS encoding oxidoreductase, with protein sequence MVRKRRPKLAVWKFASCDGCQLTLLDCEDELLRLAGQVQISYFPEASRAIVRGPYDLSLVEGSITTPHDAERIHQVRRASKVLITIGACATAGGIQALRNFKDVREFLSIVYATPEYIQTLNKSTPIADHVFVDFELRGCPINKHQLIEVISAFLHGRKPNTPPHSVCMECKRRDIVCVMVAHGTPCLGPVTHAGCGAICPAYHRGCYGCFGPKETPNTNSLSARWSHLGVKEQDIVRAFRSFNAYAEPFRKEGEAHDRA
- a CDS encoding hydrogenase maturation protease, whose amino-acid sequence is MSRSSQSAIVIIGIGNEFGRDDAVGLVVARVLKEKGPPGVRIVEASGEPTSLIEMWNGADIVILIDAVRTGARAGTIYRVDAHAEPIPASLACHSTHAIGIVEAVELARVLNRLPPRLIIYGIEGRDFAVGIGLSQDVQAAADDVSMRIADEVSQWIGEV
- a CDS encoding cyclic nucleotide-binding domain-containing protein, which translates into the protein METLERILAEHPFFAGLDARHIQLIVGCAANVRFDAGQFIFREGEEANEFYVIRHGKVALEIFVPGRGPVTIQTLGEGEILGWSWLIPPYHWHFNARAVELTRAIALDGRCLRVKCEDDHDLGYELLKRFAHIVEQRLQATRLQLLDVYGVHS
- a CDS encoding FAD/NAD(P)-binding protein, which encodes MIPRPYRISRVHRETADTFTLELTPVQEDGTFSFAPGQFNMLYVFGVGEIPISISGDPGNPGTLVHTTRVVGTVTRAMRKLKRGDVIGVRGPFGRHWPVTEAEGNDVVIVAGGIGLAPLRPALFHILSRREKYGKVVLLYGARTPEDILYRNQLSRWRAQFDLEVYVTVDRATGGWRGSVGVVTTLIPRAPFDPLNTVAMVCGPEVMMRFSALELQKRGVGPDNIFLSMERNMKCAVGFCGHCQFGPTFLCKDGPVFPYRRVKDLLTIWEL